TTAGCCTTGTGAGCTCGCCCCACCCAAACCAGCGTGCATCTTCTGCATCGCTCGAGGCGCGAGGCTGACTTGAGCTTCTACCCCAGAATACTATAATCAGGAAGTGGTAGTTTGTGCACATCACCTCTGCTATGCCAGCGATACCGTCAACCTTAACGTCGGCTATACCGGTTTCCTCGCGGAGCTCGCGGAGAGCTGCGGATAGAGTGTCCTCCCCGTGTTCCACGCGGCCGCCTGGTAAGCTCCAGTAGCCACGATACGGCTCGGATGCACGTTTAACGAGAAGCACCTTTCCATTGTTGAGCAGCAGTATAGATGAGGCGAGTATGGGGCTCCGGGCCCGCAGGGCTCGCAGCACCGGCCCCCATAGGTTAAGGGGCCTCAGCCTTTCCTCTTCTGCATCCACCCCCCGAGCCTCATAGCCCCGTTTACAAGAGGCACAGGAACCTCTTATTAAAATAAGGAGACTAGGTCATGCAGGCTCGAGTATGGGCTCCTCGGGGGGCTCGGGTAGCGCGGCCCTCGCCTCAGATGTCTCTCCCTGAGCCGCCTCCTCGATTAGATAGGATAATGCCATGTGAGCGTCCAGCTCCCCACGCATACTAGTCACTAGGGCGCGGAGGGCGGGCCTATCCTCTGCTAGGAGTACGGCCTCTATCTCCGAGAGCACCTCCATCGCATAGCGGATGGCGAGCCTATACTCCGTAGCGAGATCGCGTAGAACCTCCGCCACGCGCACGCACCATGCACTCATATTGGGTTGAGGGCGGGAGGAATCCCCTCGGCGCCGTATCCCCCCAGTGTCACCCAACACTCACCGCGCTACAGCGTTCCAGAGATACTCATAGTAACACATGGTGCAGCGCTTCGTCCGGTAAAGCATAGACACTGTTTCTAGTCTCTTGGCCGCTGGGGTGGGTAGCATCAAGTGTGTCATCTCCGAGGTTTTCGTTAGCCTGCAGGGTGAGGGGCCGCGGATAGGCACGCCAGCTTTGTTCGTGCGTCTCGCTGGTTGCAACCTAAGATGCCCCTGGTGCGACACGAAGTATGCATGGAGCGCGGGTAGACAAACATCTGTTGACGAACTCGTACACCACGTCGAGAAGATTGTTAATACGACCGGCGTACGTCTCCTGGTGTTCACGGGCGGCGAGCCACTTTTACAACGCGAGTGTCTAGTCACTCTCCTCGAGGAGCTGGGCTCCAGGGGTGTACATATAGAGGCTAGCATCGAGACTAATGGGACTATACCGCCGGGCCCGCTAGCCTATATGCTAGACCATGCAGTTATCTCGCCAAAACTGAGCAACAGCAACTATGGAGGCACAAACAAACCCTTATCGACACGCGTTGCACAGGAATGGTTACGCTTATACCATGAGAAGTTCCTACCGGTATACTGGAAGTTCGTAATTGGCTCCAGAGACGATCTCATCGAGGTTGACGAGTTTGTAGACAGGCATGGTATCAATCCCCAGGATGTATGGCTAATGCCCCTGTCAACGTCTATCGAGGAGCAGACCAGGCTATTGCCACTACTAGCAGGTCACGCTATAAGACGCGGATATAACGTCACGCCTAGATTGCAGCACTTGGCGCGCATAAAGTGACGCTAGTCATAAACAAGCAAACCTAGAACTGTTGATGCTGACAGATGCTAACCATTACCTCCGGCAATAGAAGTCGTATAAAGCTAGCGATTAAATCATTATTCCCACTCTGGTTCTCTTCGCGGGAGGACACTTACAATGGTTAAGACCCTATAACGCCTAGCGAGATTATCATAGATTTGCGGCTCTTAGCTCTTACAGTGACCATTGAGGCCACCAGAGAGTCTACATGCTATACACACCTTGAAAGCATACCAGTAGATTATGTCTTCTCGCCCGAGTTGCCCACCCCCTATCAGCGGGAGCTAAAGAGCCCAGTCTCCTAAGCTACTGGGTGTAAGCTTACCGTAAGTGGCTTGATCCGCTAGGCGCCTCCATGGTTACCGGGAGTGCTCTTATGCCGCGATATAAGCTTCCTGAAGAGTGGGTTGAGAAGGCTAGGGTTTTCGTTGAGGATGCTGAGAGGCATATAGAGGCGGGTCACTATTGGCTTGCATGCTTTGAGGCTCAACAAGCTGCCGAGTTGTACCTTAAGGCGTTGATAACTGCTGTTGCGGGTGTCCATCCATTCACACACGACCTTGTTGAGCTTCTCGAGGCTCTACGTGACCTCGGTTTCAACGTGCCCGAAGAGCTATACGTATATGCAGATGCACTTACACCCCACTATACACTGGCTAGATACCCGGGTAGAAAGCCGGTAACGTATAACAAGGGGCTCGCCAAGAGGTGCGTTAGATATGCAAGAATACTCATCGAGTGGGTTGAGAGCCAAGCTGCTCAAAGCGATGGCGGAGAGACTAAGGAGACAGGATAAGCTTCTAATGGAGTACGTGAAGAGAATCCTTGACAACTACCCTCACGCAAGGGTGATACTTATAGGCTCTCGTGCACGAGGCACCCAACTACCCTACAGCGATTTTGATCTCGTGGTCGTGCTACCCAGGGTACACGATAAGCTCACGCTAATAGAGGAGCTGAGGAGACTCAAGCCTAGAGGGCTAAACCTAGACCTCATAGTACTCGAGGAAAGCGAGTTATCCGATCCGATAGTGAAGAAGATGCTCAAGAACAGCATAGATCTTCACAATCCTCATAATGCACGTAATGTAGATACACGTTCCTCTTAGGAGGCGCTCTAAACGTCAATAGAGGGACGTAAAAGTCTATCCATGGATCGTATAGAGCATATAGGGGTAAA
The Pyrolobus fumarii 1A DNA segment above includes these coding regions:
- a CDS encoding NUDIX hydrolase codes for the protein MDAEEERLRPLNLWGPVLRALRARSPILASSILLLNNGKVLLVKRASEPYRGYWSLPGGRVEHGEDTLSAALRELREETGIADVKVDGIAGIAEVMCTNYHFLIIVFWGRSSSQPRASSDAEDARWFGWGELTRLKLTPSTRTFLEAWEPGIKLRIICRCGECILEKI
- a CDS encoding HEPN domain-containing protein codes for the protein MPRYKLPEEWVEKARVFVEDAERHIEAGHYWLACFEAQQAAELYLKALITAVAGVHPFTHDLVELLEALRDLGFNVPEELYVYADALTPHYTLARYPGRKPVTYNKGLAKRCVRYARILIEWVESQAAQSDGGETKETG
- a CDS encoding nucleotidyltransferase domain-containing protein codes for the protein MAERLRRQDKLLMEYVKRILDNYPHARVILIGSRARGTQLPYSDFDLVVVLPRVHDKLTLIEELRRLKPRGLNLDLIVLEESELSDPIVKKMLKNSIDLHNPHNARNVDTRSS
- a CDS encoding 7-carboxy-7-deazaguanine synthase QueE; this encodes MAAGVGSIKCVISEVFVSLQGEGPRIGTPALFVRLAGCNLRCPWCDTKYAWSAGRQTSVDELVHHVEKIVNTTGVRLLVFTGGEPLLQRECLVTLLEELGSRGVHIEASIETNGTIPPGPLAYMLDHAVISPKLSNSNYGGTNKPLSTRVAQEWLRLYHEKFLPVYWKFVIGSRDDLIEVDEFVDRHGINPQDVWLMPLSTSIEEQTRLLPLLAGHAIRRGYNVTPRLQHLARIK